A genomic segment from Corylus avellana chromosome ca5, CavTom2PMs-1.0 encodes:
- the LOC132180349 gene encoding F-box/kelch-repeat protein At3g06240-like, translating into MWSSSVFVNGTLHWPAHTPWFQDAFRNVLVSFNMKDEAFGEVGLRKSLQGRKVLNITLVLLDGLIALVPHNEYDNEAVWVMKEYGVVESWTKLFYVRIGRFESVIGFTKRGEVLVNKEGSLFSFGPRRRGYLEDLPVYFAEEIHLDTYVESLVLLNVADQVPRRQGNSSAQRKAGIAPGS; encoded by the exons ATGTGGTCCTCATCGGTTTTCGTGAATGGCACACTCCACTGGCCTGCACACACTCCATGGTTTCAGGACGCCTTTCGCAATGTGCTCGTGTCGTTTAATATGAAGGATGAGGCTTTTGGTGAAGTGGGTCTGCGTAAGAGTTTACAAGGGCGGAAAGTCTTGAACATTACTCTGGTGCTACTTGATGGGTTGATTGCTCTTGTCCCTCATAACGAATACGACAACGAGGCCGTGTGGGTGATGAAAGAGTATGGAGTGGTGGAATCTTGGACGAAGCTGTTTTATGTTCGCATTGGGAGATTTGAGAGTGTGATAGGCTTTACAAAGAGGGGTGAAGTTCTAGTTAACAAGGAGGGATCGTTGTTTTCTTTCGGACCTCGTAGGCGGGGATATTTGGAGGATCTTCCTGTTTATTTCGCAGAGGAGATCCATTTGGATACTTATGTGGAGAGCCTTGTTCTACTGAATGTAGCAGACCAAGTTCCAAGGCGACAAGGGAATTCGTCCGCACAAAGAAAAGCAG GTATCGCACCAGGGTCTTAG